GGTGCTTTGGGATAGCATCACTGTGTCATGGGGAAAGGAAAACGGCACAGAACTGAAGgggaaaatgtaaataataaaaatttcggATAAAGAATTGTATGAAATtgtaaaaacaaaacgaaaaaaaacaaagtcagtttcttgtttctttccttccctaTAAAGTAGTGATAAATAGCTATTCCCAAACGCCGCTGAAATACGTTTCCTGGTACAAAGTTTCCAATGAGACCAACTCAACAAATTTTTATGTGTCTTCTTGGTGTGACTCGAATGATTTTTTTGAACGTTTCCGTTCAGATGTAGTTTTGCTTATCGATTACGAAACAGTCATAACTACCGTTTTTAggagaaatctctctctatataaagcttaagttgtctgtgtatggcaggtttggtagccttcaactaacactatctcctccgagaccccgcggcgcaagttgaccagaattgagagtatgatagaagaaggcttgctcttccttccgtagaagataaaattcaaatcggaccatgttgacaccaaaaattatttacatcaaaaaggtgctttttttttctatgaaaatccctattttttacgattttttgactggtgtgtcgccatttttcggtgtatttcaaccaaaaaaaatgttcacttaaagagaataacaagctacacaatgcaaaatttttacttttcaaaaattccaattctaaagggtcgaaacaaacccgagcaacgccgggcgatactgctagttaataataaaataatttacgaaATGCTAAAGATCgagattcatttttttttggtCATTTTGCCAGTCAGATTTATCCAGTTAACAACAGCAGACGATCGTCATTGCCATGTTACCATAGCAACTGTTTAAAACCATCCCCATTGGTCGTGATTTAtataactggcatgtaaaagtTTTTATACATCTGTATAGAAACTTTTAATGGGCTGCAAACAATGTTTGACCCCATCGAGGTGGGATTCAGAGGGTTTGCAAGTCAGTCCCTCTGCAGCCATTACAACATAGGGGCCTATAAAGTTTATTTAAGGGAGAATTTACTGCTTTTCCAAGCAGGTCGAGTGGCCGAATACAAGGCACCCTTAGTTGAATAAAGTCACTTCACACATTCTTTATATTTTCGCAGAAAATACCCAGTTTCTTATATGCAGGGAGCACAGGACCTCATTATCCAATGTGCTCTTTTCTAAGACGGCACAGTGTctgaaggaaatttagctgctatttcttgcagttcaGATGACTACAGATGGAAATACGTGACCTGTACGCAATTAAAGACCTACCTGTCATTAAAGAAACCAACCGTATCGATAATTATGGTTCTGTCTGTAGTTAAAGATCTCTCGGTAAAGACCAGACTGTAAATAAGGAGGTCCTCGAGTTGGCTGTGAAAAGAGCAGAGGTTGCCTCAAAGTGGCTATAGGTCAGGAAGTGTGAGCCCTGAAGGGGACAATGCTAAGTGGACTCAAGCTGGGGCTTTCTCAACCCTGGTAGGGTCACCTGAGCAAAGATGTTTTATTGCTCTAAGACCCAAAACTTCTATTGATGCCAGGAAACATCACCGATGATGCATTCAGGTGCAGCCCACGATGATATCGAAAAACTTCAATGAAATTGGAACGTGTGTGTCAAACAGAAAGgacccattttttaaaatcatacgACTTAATCAGGGAAGAAGAGCAACGTCATCCCTGCTTACAGCTGCCCCCAAAAGGGTACCTGTAGGAAAGGATGACGTTATCCTCAGCCTGGTGAATTAACTAGAATACTGGCAATAGATTGGATCCTTTTAAAGGGACGCAAGGACCGGTTGATAATGTTAAACCGAGCGACTGATAAGAACAGACACAGTCTCGCCTAGTTTCAGTCTATTAAATTTCCTTCATAAAGCATTAATCAACTCAAGGTGATGGCCGAAGGTGTTTGCTCAAAGCGCCGCTCATTGGTATTGAACCCGAAACGACATAGCTGCAAAGTGAGCTTTTGTACCGACACGATTATTGTCAGGAAAGATAATGGAATGATAAAATTGTACTAAATATAGAGTTGCGTCCCTTTTACGTGTTTAAATCCTGCTCgttttaactttacctttcaacaaACCGGGATCGACAAAATATGTAACAATGTAGTACTGGGATCGGTGagtttaagtaccagtgatgtactgaggttgatttaaccCACTATACCCTTCTCTGTGGTTttgtaaaaaaagacaaaaacactgttattactgaggtGTCAACGAAGAATGAGGTTTTGATTTCATTCAAATAAATTCAACCAGTTCATCCTTGGTATCATTTTAATTAACGGGAGGTGTTTAATTACAGGTAGGCGTTTAATTACAGATAAGTGTTTAATTATAAGCGAAGTAGATAGTTATAAAATTTCAATAAGTGATAGAGTAGTTACGTATACTAAACAGTAAAGCGAGTCACCACATCAAAGTGGCAGGtaaatgttactactagtttaaccccaggcagattctccacCAGCTGGTTTTCGGTGCAACGTTCAGCatcttttatatacaatatatggctAGCGGGAGATGGTTGGGTTGGTAGGGGACGAACCCCTACTACCCTCCAGCAGTTAACAGGATCGCAAGGCTGACCCAGTTTCGAGCTGTTTGGTTCGTCTTCAGCCGCGTGTATCTGCGCACTGGAGTGATAGGTAAGATCCGCTTCTGCTTGCGATATATTGTAAGCAACCCTGTTAGCTGCTGGAGGATGTAAGGGTTCGCTCCCCACCACCGCTAGCAATATATTGTATACAAAGGCTGCAGAGTGTTGCACCGAAAACCAGCAGGCAGAGAATCTGTCTGGGGTTCAACTAATAGTAACATTTAAccgccactttgatgtggcgacTCGCTTTACTGTTTAATTACAGTTAGGTGCTTAAGTACAGGtaggtgtataatatatatgttttacttcATAAAGGTGTTTAATTAAAGGTAGGTCTTTACACGTTGGGCATTAATTACAGGTAGCCTTTTCATTAAGCTAGGTTTTTAATTACAGGTTGGTCTTTAACTACCAATAGACCTATAATCATAGATACATGTAGGTTTTTAATTACAGGTCACTGTTTAAGGGCAGGTGGCTTTTTAACTACCAATAGGCCTATAATCATAGGTACAGGTAGTTTCTTTAATTACAGGTAGGTCTTTAATTATTAAAGGAAACAATAACTTTGGTCTACTTTGAAtcgttttatctttttcttgtttcagtcagtagactgcggccatgctggggcatcgccgccttgaagaatttttagtcgaacgaattgacccagTAGTTATTTtcttagcctggtacttatctaacGGCCTCTCGTTTgcggaatcgctaagttacgggagttTAAACAAACCATCTGCGGCTATCAGCCGAtggtggtggacacacacacacacacacacgatgggcttctttcagtttgcgtcgaccaaatccattcacaaggctttggtcggctcgcaGTGGGATTGAAGACTCGGAATCATGTGctggggaagcaaacttgttaccacacagccatgtttgcgcTTAAtagtataaagaaatatttccatATCTTTTCCATTTCTGTTTGCTAGGAGAATAATCAAAACCCTtctctctttgattttcagaTAGTCATACCAAATCTGAAAAGCAGAAGCCGCCTAAAAGGACCAACCGCCATCAATCCAAAAGCGATTACACTGCTTCCAAACGCCGAGATTCTAGTACTCCATCACGTGAACAAACTCATACCTGGCACCGAAGCTTTGTTCCTCGATCTTCAGacaaccaatgttatccaagaaagAAAAATTACCAGAATTTGTCAAAGAGCAAGAATAGCCGTGGGTCGAAGCATTCGGAAGAGGAGCGACGCAGTAATTATCCCAGCACCAGCCATGATTATGAGTCTTCCAAAAGTGCAGAATCTATCCAAGACAGTCCACAGAAGCGACAAGCCTCCACGAAAAAACCATCGTTTCATGAATCCCGAAGCAGGGAAAGAGAGAACTTTACTTCATATAACACTCCCTCCTGGGAGTGGAACCATACGATCGATGGTTATCCTACTTACCAGCAGAACTTTTGTGATTACGATAAAAACTTGTGGCCCAATGAATACCCGGTGCCCAATGTGGAATTTTACCTTCCGTTGAATTACGACCAGAGCCAGAACCCTCCCATGCCACCGCAATCTACACATGAAACGACCAGCTGTTATTTCCCCAACCAAGCGCTCAGTATACCGGAAGAGCCGCATTATGCGATACGTGAACCCTCCGATGAGGTGTTCAACGAGGGATTTTACAACTATGATTTTCCTTACAGCTTTTTAAACTTTCGTGACAACAAGAGCTGGATAAACCCACCAATAGAAAATAAGGTTTGTGGTTTGAATgcttataatgaaaataaagggACGAAATGTAATGTTTTAATGCCTGTAaatcttttatatatgtttacattcttaaatattcatacatgtttCGGTGGGATTgtacatatttaaatgtgtgtttatctgtgtgtgtgttttagtgtttATGTGGATGTTGGTCTGGTTGTGCGGTCGAGAATTTCGTCTCATAATTGTGTGTTTCGAGTTGGCTCATACATCTTGGGCTGGTGCATTTATCTTAGTGCTGGGTCGACAGAAGTCTTGTGAGTAAATTGGAATGAGAACCGTGTAGAAGCTCCTTGGATGGACTTTATCACACTGTGTGACGCTGATTCTACTCGAGAACTACTTTATGAGTACTTTAAGGTCTGTGGAATGCTCCTCCACTTTGCACGCTAATTTAGGGAATAGGGTGTCTAGTTGATGAAAACAATTAGTCACTCCTATGTCGATACGACACGAGAATCCCTCATGACTCTGTACTTTGTGTTTGTTACGCTGAAGAGGAAAATGTGAAGTGTTTAAACTAATTAGAAGTGCGCAGTGTTAGACAAATTAGATTCTTCTAGACTGATGGGAAAAGGAATATAGCTAGTATATATTCTAAATTGTATGTTAATACTAAGAATGGGAATGCGTAAAAGGGGCTTCCAAAGTGTTGTAATTTTGCAGAAGAATCAGAGGAATAATTTAATCCATGACCAGGAGAACGGAAATATAGTGGAGGTTTTCGCGATGAGAGGTACAAGGACCTCGTGTAGGCTGAGTCAGCGTTGGTATAAACTCAGCTTATTCTGCAGGAGCAAAAGGACGGCTCCAGTCGTGTAAAACGAGAGAAGAGATCAACGTTCCTTATATACGGTCTATAACGTATGTGAGTGTAGTGTGTACACCGTCTTAGCTGAATTGGTAGTCAGTACTCAGGATTTAGATATATGGGTAGTAATAGTGAACCCTTAGATATATGAGTAGTCACTATTCAAGCTTTAGATGTATACATGGTTAATACAGAAGTCCGAAATATGCGGGGGGTCAATAATGTTGCCTTGGTGGGCAGAAACTGAAGTCCAAGACTTACTAGCATTCTGAATAGGATTGGTAACAACTCAAATCAAGAATATGTTCTGGTCCAGAAAGGGAGACCAATCTGTTATTAGTCATTGGCATTATGTAAAGAATATGTCGTATCATTAAAATGTTAGAGGCTTTGAAAGACTGGTTATGGTTCTGGTTATGTATTCTTCACGAACAAATAGGAAGGGAAATTGATAGTTATTCTTAGGATGTCTTTTGCTATCTTGCGTTCTTATAACTTTTGACTGGAAACTAATTTGGTGACGAGAACAATGGAGCTTCTTGCTGGTCACTTGATgtagtagaaatagcaaccaaatctcacacTTGTAAATATTACACCCTACCACTTAAAAAAAGACTTCTGCATAAAGGGGAAAGGTGAATATGGTCTTGGATGGTTTGCTTTCGGCCATAGGTTTGCTAACAATAAGGACAACGAAAATAACACCCCCGCaactaccaaccaccaccaccaccaccaccaccaccaccaccaccaccaccaccaccaccactactaccaccaccaccaccaacttggAGATTTTGTTGTGGAATACGTTACGGTCTAACCGGAGATGGTAAGGTCGTGTAGGCAAGACCTACGTGCGGAGAATGAGGAAGTACTGTAAAATGAAGTCCTCTTCGGAGAGGGCACATAGTGAAAGCGAATATAGCTGTCTGTTAATCGATTGATTGACAAGAATGATAGATCCTTGGTGTCGTTCTTCAATGTTGTCAACCGAAGGAAATAATTGACAGAAAGTACTTCGTATATATGGGAGATCATAGTTTTTGTGTCGCTGGTTGAAGTGAAACAACTGGTTACAAGATAATCATCGGGTCGCTGCAGTTCTGACTGTGAGACTGACAAGGGAGTATCCGTAATTCGGTGCAGAGGATTTCACTTTGAAGAGCACCAGTTTTTGACGTTGTATTACGACggaagagatacatacatgcctagatgatataatataatataatataatataatataatataatataatataatataatataatatatgccccagcatggccacagctcataagctgaaactagaatcaatcaatcaatcataacataatacatgaatatatgtatacatggtttAATAGACACAGGAGTTATACGTGAGCTACTTGAAGTTTCATGGTCGGGTAACTCAGTTATCGGACGGGCTTGTGTAGCGTACAGTGCCGTACCGGCGCGTTTTACAAGCCCGTCCGAAATCTCCACTTTCCGAACACGAAATTCTtgtacaattgcagcatggaagatgtttacaagccatttaaaagcacaaaaaccgttagattcactttaacatttaaatttaatttgccaaaatattttcgtcgcttggggaccgtgacctgttcactgacaaaattctgtgataGCCAGAACCATAACAAATCTTTCAAAACCTCTAACATTTTAATGATACGGCATATTCTTTACATTACGCCAAAGACTAATAACAGATTGGTCTCCTTTTCTGGACCAGAACATATTTCgccagtgaacaggttgtggtctcaaagcgacgaaaatattttggcaaattaaatttaaatgttgaagtgaatctgacggtttttgtgtgtttttaaatggcttccacgttgcaattgttttcgtcccagcacacgatctcagatcaggtcactttctATGCAAGGACATCTCCGAAATTTCTTGTAACTAACGAATAACTCCTATATTCATGAagctatgcatatatacgcgcgcgtgcacacacacacctatatatatatatatatatatatatatatatatatatatcatccatccacacacgcacgcacacacacacacacacacacacacaccacacacacacacacacaaccattatAAGAGTGTATATGTCCATCTTGATCTTTTGCTATGTAGTTATGTAGCTATCGTCTGTTATTTCTCAGTTTTCTTTACAATGCTGAATATCAATGTTTTAACATTCTATCTTTCTGCTCATCGAAAAGCTTTgccatttcaaaaattttctcttcgtttctctttcactctctgtctttATCACTATATCActatctcttcatttctctctctctcaattgctATCTATCCTTCTTTAtttccgtctttctctctctctctctctacttctctcactCCCTTGCTGTCTGTTTCTGTTTGGCAAGGTTTACAGTTTTAGAAAAAGACTTGGTTCATGTAGACCTGCAGCTGGTTATACTGTATGCGAGTCATATTATGTAATTTTAAGGAATTTATGCGGCGAGCAAATTTTGTGGCTACGGGactaattttatagtattttatGCTGAAAGTTGCTTGAAATAACGTTTCTATCATGAATACTGCAGTAAAAAAGGTCTTCAGTGAGGCGCACATTTTGATCTGGTTAACAAATATGATTCACTTAGTATTGTTAAATCCCAGATTATTCATGGTCCTCATGTTGACCGCCAAAAGAAGTCACTTCGAGTGGAAGATAGCAAATTCCCAAAGGGTTTCCAAAACCATTTTGCAAAGAAGCTCAAACTGAAAAAGAGCAAGAGAAGATGGAGGATTCCAAATCTTAGTTGGACAGTATGAAATTGATGACCGACATCTAACCAAAACATTTGATGCACGGATGAAATTTGCAGCTCTGAAATTTAATAATGTTCTTTAAGTGTCTGCCAATATGTCATAAAGGGCGCTGACACCTGCCAAATTTGATTTGACAAAGCAAACCAGCAGGGATGAAGTTGTCCGATTCCTGCAAGAACAAGGAATCAACAGCAATGATGCTTTCTGGCATTTCTCGTCACTTCTATTTATGAAGTCACACCAATATAATGTCTACTTAGAAAATAATGTCCAACTGCTTTACTTCATTCAATCAATTGCTGCCCAGCAAGTACAACTTGGACAGGACACAACctttagatttttcttttcagtctgTGCCAATGTGGTCTCTCCGCAAATACATAGCTGTACCATCAATTCATGGAACAATAATCAATGGGGATGAAGAAAGtacggctccctttcttgaaggTCAGTCTGACATAAGATTTTATAGTAGTATCGGAAGAAAGTTAACTGCACACACCATTCGGTGTGACTGCATTTTTTTGATAAAGTGGGTGGATCAAGTACATTTTCTGGTCTTCGACTGGCCAATTGCAAAGTTTACACCACCTGCAGAGGGATGTACCTTATAGTTGGCTTGCTAGAGAAGGATACCAATTGGGATGCCCCACAGTCAGAAGCTTTTCTATCTCAACCAGTTAAGAAGCTTAGTGTTCTTTTTACCATACTGGGAAAAAGCTTGAGAACCACCCacccaatccacttccactttggCTCAAGTTTTGCGACGACCTTGTCGAAGATATCAAACATCAAGTTCAACAGGTATACCCTGACAGAAATAGGGtgcagaaatgaaatatataaggaAATCCTTATTGACAAAGTCAAAGATATAAATGGCCTAAAGcttaaaaaaatacaacaatgaGGTCAATGATTTAgcaacagaatttttttaaaggaGTATCATACAATTATATTTGTAGTGCATGTCAATGATAATGAAACCATATTCACTGCGTAACTTGACAAGAGACCTCAATAGGGAGGAGTAGCGGTGGACTGGCCAGATGACTTCCATCAGACCTTACCAGTAACCacaaaaggaataaaattcaatgaaatttacCTGTACTTGTTTTCAATCATCATCGCATTGGGTCAAAGTTAAAATCTTCAAACTGTCTACACGTTTGAGAGACAATGTTTTCGGAGATTTATCGTATaatcattttgtttaaaattcgTTACATGTTGGAAAAGGAAGATTTCTTTCCGACAGTAATGGTACCATGGATCCAGTTTTCTGTAAGTACAATAATTAAAATAGCTGATGACTTTCTGTCAGAAGTGTTTTGTAGTCTGCAAAAAAAATTTGCTAATTCACAAGTAGCCTTACCAAAATATATTCAGATCAACAACACCAACTGGTGACCACTGTAGGCATTTCAATGAAACAGGATCAATAAACATTGTAGACCAAGAAGATATCGTTCATTATCCTTCAAAAGGGAAAATAATCATTGAAATCTTCCGGTTTACCATCGCACAGAATTCCGTTACAAAAAGATCTCTAATAATTTGATCAGTTGCGGATATATCAATGATACGAAACAAATGGTTAAGCTTATACCATATGTTATCTACTCTtcttagaaaattattatttttaaatcttacaacgtgagatattcagcaacggtactttgtagtaaagattgtttgccaacataacatgacagtcctggtttaggacgaatgttcgAAAAacgtaaggacacagatcgtgtcgtatagccagctggagacgatgtttcctggggctaaattacagcaacattagtcctaaaccaggagtgccatgttatgttggcaaacaatctttactacatctACACTTCTGTTCTCATTTCACTGATTGTGTTAAATCCCAAAAGGCAAACATAAGCTGTTGCTGGATTGCATCTTGAGGGTGACATGTTCTATGTAGGAATTTAAATAGTTGGAAACCAAAGAAAATTTTGTATCCTGAGGTGTTGTTATGATAATGCTCAGGATTGGCGAACCAATGATGGATACatatctaatctctctctctatatataaagctgaaattgtctgtgtatggcTGGTTTggaagccttcaactaacactatctcctccgagaccccgcGGCGCAAGtcaaccaaaattgagagtatgatagaagaaggcttgcctttccttccgtagaagataaaattcaaatcggactatgttaacaccaaaaattatttacatcaaaaaggtgctttttttctatgaaaatccctattttttgcgattttttgactgctgtgtcaccatttttcggtgtatttcaaccagaaaaatgttcacttaaagagaataacaagcaacataatgcaaaatttttacttgtcACTTCATTATTTGGATCTGTTGGTTTTAACACGACATGAAaacgattttatttttattggttgATTGGTTGTTTGTCTCGTCACCCTGGTTACTGCTAAATTTTGATTGGCTGTTTATGTCTCGTCACCCTGGTTACTGCTAAATTTTGATTGGCTGTTTATGTCTCGTCATCCTGGTTACTGCTAAATTTTGATTGGCTGTTTGTCTCGTCACTCTGGCTACTGCTAAATTTTGATTGGCTGTTTATGTCTCGTCACTCTGGTTACTGctaaattttcaaattatttttttaaaatgagagaATTTTAAGAATAAAATACATTATGTTCGGTATTAGTttcgaatgaaataaaataaaactgttttcaCAATTACTTAATcgtatgtttttatttaatattcttgAAATATCGAGGATTTAACTGTAATATCGTGAATCAGACACCAGAATGCTATAAATGTGTAAGACAATATAATTTAATTTCCTAAATGAAAGATAAACttttcaaatgaaatgaaatagtttATTAAACCGAATATACTTTTATTAAGAGCAATTGTGCGGCATTTCTAGCCATTTTCAGCCTGGAACACACCGGATATtcggctcacacacacacacacacacacacacacacacacacacacacacacacacacacacacacctgtatacatcTATATCATCATAACCATTCATGATGTAGTTTTTCTagagctgggtgcccttcctgccGCTAAGCCTCACTTATTCCTATaaacatacttgcacacatacatatgcatatatatatatatatataatatatatatataatatatatatatatatatatatatagatatatatatatatatatatatatatatgtgtacaggggttggacaaaataatggaaacatcatcgcatcataattttgaaatatctataaaaccaccaaaagcttgtttatttttatgtttttttttatttattattagtgttgcttaatatgttttgctaaaattgctgtttcttttcagatatcatcagaaaaaggtaattaaaattcattaaaattacagaTCAATTtgactttcaaagaagtcaaattgttggtgctcttaTGGCAGGCActaggatcacaaaagtacagctcccaaaattactgcagagcttaatgaccacctcgagaaaccagtttctacaaaaactgttcgccggagagctgcacaaagccggatttcacgggagcgATGTAATCAGAAAACcaccactttcaaaaacaaacgttgcaaagcgtttagagtggggTAAAAAcccacagaattggtccctagggtagtgaaagaatgttattttcttggacgagtcatcctttatcttgtttctgaccaccggccgaatatacgtgtggagacagccataagaagcatttgacctagactgccttcttccaactcttaaacatggaggaggatctgtgatgatctggagggctatatcttggaGATTCGCCGGCCAAATAGTTTCCCTTCAtgtcagaattaatagtcaaaagtttttaaacatcttatctgatcaaatttatcctatggttgcggaactgtttccggaggaaaATACAATtcttcaggatgataatgcacgaattcacactgctaaagttgttactgaatggcacgaggaacattctagtaaagttgaacgtcatatctggccaccacagtccccagatctcaatgttattgaacatttatggtgcattttagaaaaacaagttagGAGCCgatatcctccatcatcatcactacaggaACTGGaggctgttttagctgaagaatggacaaaaattcctttggaaacaattcaaactttgtacgagtccatacctcgtagaaatgaagctgtaattactgtcaaaggcggtcctaccccatattaaaatacatttgtttgaaattttaaggtgtttctattattttgtccaacccctgtatatatatatatatacacacacacacacacacacacaccacacacacacacacacacacaccacacacacacacacaccacacacacacacacatacacacacacacacacacatatatatatgtatatatatgagtttcaGTGTAGCTTACATTTACGATTATCAATTCCTCACTCGGAAAATATTGGTCAAGGCTATGACTAAAGACATTTGCGCAAGGTGTTACGACATGGCTGCAAAACGAATTTCTTACTCACGCAGCTACGTCTATGCTTGTAGGCGCGTTGTATGGAATGAAACCCGTGGGCTGAGGAATATTTCACGATTCTAATACCAGACAGGAAAGCAGGAAAAGGGGTTTTGCAATGACGTTTCTTGTTCTCTGttcttctctttcttattttctctctctgtatttgtgtgcttgtgtgtttctgtgtatcttttagagtgcatatgtttgtgtctgtgtaaggAAAGACGAAATGATAGTAAAGCGAGTAGCCTATGTACCAGTTTTCTGTGGTTAATtaagtagaaaagaattaaag
This DNA window, taken from Octopus sinensis linkage group LG4, ASM634580v1, whole genome shotgun sequence, encodes the following:
- the LOC118762906 gene encoding uncharacterized protein LOC118762906: MELQCTRLKSVVIQNSHTKSEKQKPPKRTNRHQSKSDYTASKRRDSSTPSREQTHTWHRSFVPRSSDNQCYPRKKNYQNLSKSKNSRGSKHSEEERRSNYPSTSHDYESSKSAESIQDSPQKRQASTKKPSFHESRSRERENFTSYNTPSWEWNHTIDGYPTYQQNFCDYDKNLWPNEYPVPNVEFYLPLNYDQSQNPPMPPQSTHETTSCYFPNQALSIPEEPHYAIREPSDEVFNEGFYNYDFPYSFLNFRDNKSWINPPIENKVIPCTGYSNFPVNSFFNPPGGFLQDSTSGMNFHSDSVHYMFPQVPQFCDSYIPVRQHIIPSIPKSTKKAPKDNSNEFDEALKRIMMEQFSLFTNFTPQFSTWCLECCGWDYGKAADSFIYNSHIVKRIPYMAYNA